In Papaver somniferum cultivar HN1 chromosome 9, ASM357369v1, whole genome shotgun sequence, the genomic stretch TGCTACAAGGATGCTTGTTTACGAGTATTTAGATTATGGAAATATGAAGTACTGGCTTGATTTGAGGATGTTTGTACTTTGATTTGGATTTGTCCATAGTTATGTTTGTCATTTTCCTTGGTAACAGGATATGTAACTTCTGATTACACATGAATTTTGTATGTGTAGTAGAAGATTACACATGCGTTTGTATGTGTGTCAGCAGATTTTAGTAGCACCGACTTGATTTTGGGATGTTTGTACTTCATTTTGTTTTGTCCATAGTTATGCCTGTCATTTTCCTTGGTACCAGGATATGTAACTTcttattacacatgccatatgcatgtgtaacttctgatgACACATGAATTTTGTACGTGTACTAGCAGATTACAATGTGTTTGTATGTGTGTCAGCAGATTTTAGTAGTGCCGGTGCTTTTGGAGTAGGTGTTCGTTTTTTTATATTCATAGAAATATTGAACTGATTATGAAGTGGTATTCGTTAATGAATCATCTGGAATTTGTAattttcaggtgtctgtgtttgAGGCAGCTGTGAAGCATGGGAACAAGGTTCAGAAGATATCACGACTTGATTTCATTTTTCACTACTTGTCTCTTTCTGCGTTTGTAAACATTAACATTTTACCGAAGTTCACAGTTGAGTTTGTTTTTTAGTTTGCTTATCTTCAGTCTTGGTCTACAAACGAAGTTGTGGTGATTTTGGTGGTGGAGGTACAAGTTTTGGAGGAGGATGAGAAGGTAGTGGTGGTGGCCAGCAGCGGTTCATGTGTGTCTGTTGAAAGGTAAATATTGAACAATATtcgttttcatttttcttttggcACTAGTTCATGTGTGTATACTGTATTGGTTCATTGTATTTATCAACAACATTAAGCATTGGTATGGACTATTAGCTTTTGAAGTATGATGCCTTCAGACTTTACAAGTACGCAAGTTATATGAATGTGTagctgctagttacacatgctaattagaagtgtaactactagttacacatgctaattagatgtgtaaccgccagttacacatgctaattttaCAGATCTAGGTATGGAGAAATTGATCTGAATCGAAACCTACAAATAAGAGTATTGCTTTAGATGTAGAAGAGCTTGCTGACCAGTTGGGTCTAGGATCAAAATTCTATGTAATTGGATTTTCTATGGGAGGCAAGGCGACTTGGGGATGCCTCAATTACATCCCTCACATGTATGGTTTTGCACCTTCACTTTTTATCTTTATTGAACTTGATTTGCTGAACAACTTTTGTTGCATTAGATATTAGACATTTCTTACGAGTTTAGATGTAAGACATTAGACATTTCTTTGCATTATATGGATATGTAACTCTTAGTAACACAAGTCAGGTGCatctgtaactctcagttacactattcAAATGCatctgtaactcctagttacactattcaaatgcatgtgtaactcctatttaCAGTAGTTAATCTTCTCACGTCATGCATTCATGTTTTCTATGTTCTGGTCTGATACTAGAATACTACTCAGGCatgtatgaataaataaaactcGCGTCCCTTGTTTATGCAGTATTGAGATGCTTTCCAGTTTAAACATCCCATGGGTTATTCTCAACCTCTTTGAAAGAAGTGCTTTGCTAAATGAATCAAATGaggtaattaattttatttatttttttgcacaGAAGCTTAATTGCTATTGTTATGTACAACTCTTGTGGCACAACATATTTTCCTTttggtttttcttaatttttatatAGTTCAGTAACATTGATTGAATGCTTTTGAAATATGGTTATATAGTTCTTTAGAAAGAAAGTTGCATATGCACTTTCTCAAGGATTTAAGGTGATTGCTGGTGTTAGTGAGACTCTTGAATAACGAGGTGAGAAGTGATGATTCTTAGCTCTTTTATAGTTCAAAATGTGTGCTTTATATGGAtgcgtaactctcagttacacatgtCAGGTGCAtccgtaactctcagttacacatgatatatgcatgtgtaactcctcttTACACTagaaaaatgcatgtgtaactcctagttacacatgctaaaatgaacaaacttgcaACCAAAAAATTCCACATGCTAGGCAtccaagtcatatgcatgtgtaactgtcaATTACACATGACAGATGCATGTGTAGGGAGCTACACATGCTAAGATAGGTTATCatgtgtctttttttttgttttttgttcatccaacctaatccattgatgtttatttcgttgcagatatgcaagcattttggagtgaagaagacaagaaggaaaggcaaagatttaaacttcataaaagctaattgcttaaatgtggtaaggtctcgctggaattggagttgacgctgcacaaatcagatgcatgtgtaactctcaattacactagatagatgcatatgtaactctcaattacactagacagatgcgtgtgtaactagaagttacacatgctaagaaattattataacatacttttaataattttgggcttagttttaaattttattttactaggggtttagttttaaattttatttaattaggtGCTTGACAATATATGTAAGGGTATGAATGTCTTTAATAATTCGGGGcttagatttaaattttttttatttaagggcctcatattatgggttatccatgggttgggccttagcctaattttccctttagaaaagaaccctgattttgggcataccaaaatcttattaggcatacctaataaagacaaaaaaggatgtgaaataacaaaatcagaagcccccttaaccaatttttttaatggcaaatctgcccttttaggattagtgttaatacaaatgattagttaaaataattctgattagtgattagttttaagattatttagttataattttgtgtagatgaaaatttttgagtaagaaaaaaaaagttagatttttttggagaaggagaagggaaaatgagaaaaaaacttgtatttgattcaatggatgaggaaggtacacttctatcttatgtttaatctcacttttgtagcttaaaatcataaaacGTTTGTTGTTTTTTCACTAAGGTTCGGCGAGTCTGGAATATGTTAGGATTAATATATCAGCCGAACccacctggatattgacaactaatgaacaattcggcaagctgaaagtgttattattatgagccgaaccaactagttcggcttgtttaaaaatgtcataatgagccgaacctgaTCCTGTGTGatatggaagaaaaattatgttaggttcggcttatattgagaAAATCGTAAGCGCCGAACCTTTTGGTAGTACATGGTTCGGCTATTTACATAAGTATTATATAAGCCAACCCTGATCATATATATTCCTGATAATTATTGGGgtaagaattttgtattggttaGGCACATAAGATGAATATCGCGATagtcgaacctcgtaaatgtgctaggttcgacacatattatgattatcgaata encodes the following:
- the LOC113312211 gene encoding triosephosphate isomerase, cytosolic-like; translated protein: MNFVRVLADYNVFVCVSADFSSAGAFGVSVFEAAVKHGNKSWSTNEVVVILVVEVQVLEEDEKVVVVASSGSCVSVESIEMLSSLNIPWVILNLFERSALLNESNEFFRKKVAYALSQGFKVIAGVSETLE